Proteins found in one Pocillopora verrucosa isolate sample1 chromosome 12, ASM3666991v2, whole genome shotgun sequence genomic segment:
- the LOC131783271 gene encoding methyltransferase-like protein 27 yields the protein MTADVKYPKRFLDLTIDSPVEDSKLAYDEMAQVWEKISDNTGYKGHILCVEAFDRTMENKEVYPNPGKDIRILDAGAGTGGIGEMLKARGYTNVDALDISQEMLNIAAARNIYKKLICAPLKDTHMEEIETAEYDTVLCAGTIVYGQVKPGAIEQCARFVKPGGLFIFSIRVDSFDPVGLGFSEKCQELEKNGKWSLVLKEKRELHATPNEERLRYCYLIAYKILK from the exons ATGACAGCTGATGTTAAATATCCCAAGCGTTTCTTGGATTTAACCATAGACTCGCCAGTGGAGGACTCGAAACTCGCGTATGACGAAATGGCTCAGGTCTGGGAAA AGATTAGCGATAACACTGGTTACAAAGGGCATATTCTGTGCGTGGAGGCGTTCGATCGAACCATGGAAAATAAAGAGGTTTATCCAAACCCAGGGAAAGACATAAGAATCCTCGATGCCGGAGCGGGTACGGGAGGAATTGGTGAGATGCTGAAAGCTCGAGGTTATACCAATGTTGACGCATTGGACATCTCGCAAGAAATGCTGAATATTGCGGCAGCCAGGAACATTTACAAGAAACTCATCTGTGCTCCTCTGAAGGACACGCACATGGAAGAGATTGAAACCGCTGAATATGATACTGTGCTGTGTGCAGGCACCATCGTATATGGGCAAGTGAAACCTGGGGCAATCGAACAGTGTGCAAGATTTGTAAAACCTG GGGGTCTGTTTATTTTCTCCATCCGCGTGGATTCCTTCGATCCAGTGGGTTTGGGTTTCAGTGAAAAATGCCAAGAGCTGGAGAAAAATGGCAAATGGAGTCTGGTGTTAAAAGAGAAACGCGAGTTGCATGCTACGCCCAACGAGGAGCGACTTCGGTACTGCTACCTCATCGCTTACAAGATACttaaatga
- the LOC131783238 gene encoding neuronal acetylcholine receptor subunit alpha-6, whose product MFAGVLMLPWMLSAILISRKDCVTATLGTPEQRLRHNLSQDYHPTVRPVLTPNDIINITFSFRFSRIVSLDIKNQVLTTDAWIVQSWKNPYLKWDESAYEGLHTLQMSPHDVWVPDTVLYNNADEDVTLSGFKEKFKTYVMVYSDGTNKWMSPATFKSSCDMRVKFYPFDNQECKLTFGSWTYDSRLLRMINPAGKYSHSEKFIESGDWTLEDVIIETVDEDFDCCDYPFSNIIYSFHFRRKTLYHILYQILPCVVIILLVILNFIIPPDSGERISFCITILLSMSVYLLILADSLPETSDDVAILGLYYMSTIFLIGFSLVGTVVVLRCHFAERKPSASLVKFAKFVLRRNERKRTSNTVFVRSKSPSHPQETEENEVKRAENTLGADESALQYIVNTMKEKREQCEWKDSWREIAEAMDRLLLVIFLILGISTTIAIWIRKP is encoded by the exons ATGTTTGCTGGAGTCCTAATGTTACCTTGGATGTTATCTGCTATTTTAATTTCAAGGAAAG ATTGCGTGACTGCAACTCTTGGTACACCTGAGCAAAGATTACGTCACAACCTATCACAGGACTACCATCCTACTGTGCGGCCTGTGCTCACACCCAATGACATCATTAATATCACTTTTTCGTTCCGCTTTAGCAGGATCGTTTCACTG GACATAAAAAATCAGGTTCTTACTACAGACGCTTGGATTGTTCAG TCGTGGAAAAATCCTTACTTAAAGTGGGATGAATCTGCTTACGAAGGGTTACATACACTGCAAATGTCACCTCATGATGTTTGGGTCCCGGACACAGTTCTTTACAACAA TGCTGATGAAGATGTAACGCTGTCAGGGTTCAAAGAAAAGTTCAAGACATACGTCATGGTTTACAGCGATGGAACCAATAAATGGATGTCTCCTGCGACATTTAAAAGCTCCTGTGACATGAGAGTAAAATTTTACCCGTTTGACAATCAGGAATGTAAATTAACGTTTGGTTCATGGACATATGACAGCAGGTTACTGAGAATGATCAATCCAGCTGGAAAATATTCACATTCAG aAAAGTTTATTGAGAGTGGGGACTGGACTCTGGAGGATGTGATAATAGAAACTGTCGATGAAGATTTCGACTGCTGCGACTATCCGTTCTCTAATATCATCTATTCGTTCCATTTTCGGCGCAAAACTTTGTATCATATACTGTACCAGATCCTGCCTTGTGTGGTGATAATTCTCCTTGTAATACTGAACTTTATCATCCCTCCCGATAGTGGCGAGAGAATCAGCTTTTGTATCACCATATTGCTCTCTATGAGTGTGTATCTCCTGATTTTGGCCGATTCTTTGCCGGAAACATCCGATGATGTAGCGATTCTTGGGTTGTATTACATGTCGACTATATTTCTTATCGGGTTCAGCCTCGTGGGTACAGTCGTCGTGCTTCGGTGCCACTTCGCCGAGAGAAAACCTTCGGCGTCTCTAGTCAAGTTTGCAAAGTTTGTGCTCAGGCGAAACGAAAGAAAGAGAACAAGCAACACAGTGTTTGTAAGGTCAAAATCACCGTCACATCCTCAAGAAACAGAAGAGAATGAAGTAAAAAGGGCGGAAAACACACTAGGCGCTGACGAATCGGCATTGCAATACATTGTCAATACTATgaaggaaaagagagaacagTGCGAATGGAAGGACTCTTGGAGAGAGATAGCAGAAGCGATGGATCGACTGCTTCTAGTTATTTTTCTCATCCTGGGTATCTCAACCACGATAGCAATTTGGATTCGAAAGCCTTGA